TGATCGACCCCCGCCGCAAGCGCCGCCCCCGCCTTCAGCGCCGCCACGCGGGCAGGGCCGAGCTCGAAGCGCAGGAAATGCACCGACGAGGTCTTTTCGGCATTTTCGCGCTCGAGGTCCTCGTCCGCAATGGCGAAGACCGGCTCGAAGCCCGCCACCCGCACCCAGACGCGGTCCTCGATGCCGATCAGGCGCGCCAGCCAGGCCTTGCGCTCGGCCTCGTCGGGAAACTCGATCAGCATCGTCGCCTTCCAGTTCCGGCCGTCGGGCACCAGCGGATTGTATGCGTCGAGCTCGTCCTGGATGCCGGCTTCCTCGAAGGTGCGCTCGATGCGCAGCATCTCCTGGATCTGGTAGCGGATGGTGAGCTCGTCCTCGAAAACCAGGGTCACGCTGGGGCCGAGCGCGAGCGTGCGCGTCTTCTTGTGCGCGATCACCCGCGCGCGGAAGGCCGCGCGCTCGCGGGCGTAATGCTCCAGGCTCAGCAGGCTGTCGCGTGCGATCGCGCTCATCGTGTCTCCTCCAGTCCGTAGGCGATGCGCAGCAGGGTCAGCGGATGGGCCTTCTGCGCGTCGAGCTCGGTGCCGGCGTCGCGGATGCCCTGCTGGATATGGCGTCCGGCGATCGGGCAGTCCGAGCTGATGAAGTCGGGCGCGGCCTGGACCATCTGGCGGAACACCGGGCGACCGATCTTCATCGACTGCTCGAAGTATTCCTCCTTGACCCCCCAGGTGCCATCGTGGCCGGCGCAGCGGTCGATGGTCGTGACCTGGGTGTCGGGGATCAGCTGCAGGGTTTCGCGCGTCTTCTGGCCGATGTTCTGCACCCGGCCGTGACAGGGGATGTGGTAGGCCACCTTGCCTAGCGGACGCTTGAAGTCGGTCTTCAGCAGGCCGTCCTTGTTGCGCTGGACGAAGTACTCGAAGGGGTCGAACATCGCCTCGGCCACCGCGGCGACCTCGGCATCGTCAGGGTAGAGCAGCGGCAGCTCCTGCTTGAACATCAGCGCACAGGACGGCACCGGCGCCAGGATCGCGTAGCCCTCGCGCGCCAGCTTCGCCAGCGTGGGGATGTTGCGCTGCTTCAGCCGGTCCACCCCCTCGAGGTCACCCAGTTCCAGCTTGGGCATGCCGCAGCACGCCTCCTGCGGCGCCAGCACGGTCGGAATCTCGTTGTGCGCCAGCACCGCGACCAGGTCGTGACCGATGCCCGGCTCGTTGTAGTTGATGTAGCAGGTCGAGAAGATCGCCACCTTCCCCGGCGTGCGCTCGCCATCGCGCACCGGCCAGGAGGCCGCCGGCTTCGCCTTGGCGCGGAACTTCGCCGGCGCATAGGGCGGCAGTTCGCGGCGCCTGTCGACACCCAGCACCGACTGCAGCACGCCGCGCGCGGCGCCGTTGCGGTTGGCGGCATTGACCGTCTGCGCCACCACCGGGATCGCCGCCAGCCTGCCGAGCGCATCGGTGCTGGTCAGCAGCTTGTCGCGGAACTTCACCTCGCCCTTGCGGAACTTGACCGCCTTCGCGCGCAGCATCAGGTGAGGGAAATCGAGATCCCACTCGTGCGGCGGCACGTAAGGGCATTTGGTCATGAAGCAGATGTCGCACAGGTAGCACTGGTCGACCACCTGCCAGTAGTCCTTCTTCGCCACCCCATCGACTTCCATCGTGGTGCTGGAATCCACCAGATCGAACAGGGTCGGGAAGGCGTTGCACAGATTCACGCAGCGCCGACAGCCATGGCAGATGTCGAACACCCGCTCCATCTCGGCGAGGACCTTGTCCTCGTCGTGGTACGCAGGGTCGCGCCAGGCGATGGGGTGACGCCTGGGCGCCTCCAGACTGCCTTCTCGCTTGCTCATGACACCCCCTCTCCTGCCCGGCACGCGCCGGGCACGACGATCAGGAGACGAGCGGCACCGCGCCCGTCCGGCATGCAGGAACGGCGGCGGACCTCAGTCGGCGAGCGCGTCCAGCGCCTTCTGGAAGCGATTGGCGTGCGAGCGCTCGGCCTTGGCCAGGGTCTCGAACCAGTCGGCGATCTCCTCGAAACCCTCGTCGCGCGCGGTCTTCGCCATGCCCGGATACATGTCGGTGTATTCGTGCGTTTCGCCGGCGATGGCCGCGCCGAGGTTCTGGCGGGTGGGGCCGAAGGGCAGCCCGGTGGCGGGATCGCCACAGGCTTCGAGATACTCGAGGTGGCCGTGCGCATGCCCGGTCTCGCCCTCGGCGGTGGAGCGGAAGACCGCGGCGACGTCGTTCTGCCCCTCGACGTCGGCCTTGGCCGCGAAGTACAGATAACGCCGGTTGGCCTGGGACTCGCCTGCGAATGCGGCCTTGAGGTTGCCCTCGGTGCGCGATCCTTTCAGTTCCATGTCTCCTCTCCTTTTTGCGGACAGTGATGTGCGCCGCCTGCGGGCGGCTGCACTATCAACTTAGACATGGACCGGGAAAGCCCCAAATTGAGTGAGGCTATGCGCCCGATTGCACCCGGCTATTCATGGGCAGCCCCTCGCTGCGCACGCTGCCCCAGCACCACGCGGACCGGCTCCACTTCGGGCTCGGGCTCCGGCAGGCGAT
This genomic stretch from Thauera sp. GDN1 harbors:
- a CDS encoding DUF3501 family protein, with the protein product MSAIARDSLLSLEHYARERAAFRARVIAHKKTRTLALGPSVTLVFEDELTIRYQIQEMLRIERTFEEAGIQDELDAYNPLVPDGRNWKATMLIEFPDEAERKAWLARLIGIEDRVWVRVAGFEPVFAIADEDLERENAEKTSSVHFLRFELGPARVAALKAGAALAAGVDHPNYTVTVDVVPETVRQSLCGDLLS
- a CDS encoding heterodisulfide reductase-related iron-sulfur binding cluster, translating into MSKREGSLEAPRRHPIAWRDPAYHDEDKVLAEMERVFDICHGCRRCVNLCNAFPTLFDLVDSSTTMEVDGVAKKDYWQVVDQCYLCDICFMTKCPYVPPHEWDLDFPHLMLRAKAVKFRKGEVKFRDKLLTSTDALGRLAAIPVVAQTVNAANRNGAARGVLQSVLGVDRRRELPPYAPAKFRAKAKPAASWPVRDGERTPGKVAIFSTCYINYNEPGIGHDLVAVLAHNEIPTVLAPQEACCGMPKLELGDLEGVDRLKQRNIPTLAKLAREGYAILAPVPSCALMFKQELPLLYPDDAEVAAVAEAMFDPFEYFVQRNKDGLLKTDFKRPLGKVAYHIPCHGRVQNIGQKTRETLQLIPDTQVTTIDRCAGHDGTWGVKEEYFEQSMKIGRPVFRQMVQAAPDFISSDCPIAGRHIQQGIRDAGTELDAQKAHPLTLLRIAYGLEETR
- a CDS encoding rubrerythrin family protein, translated to MELKGSRTEGNLKAAFAGESQANRRYLYFAAKADVEGQNDVAAVFRSTAEGETGHAHGHLEYLEACGDPATGLPFGPTRQNLGAAIAGETHEYTDMYPGMAKTARDEGFEEIADWFETLAKAERSHANRFQKALDALAD